In one window of Nocardioides panacisoli DNA:
- a CDS encoding inositol-3-phosphate synthase, whose protein sequence is MGSVRVAIAGVGNCATSLIQGVHYYKDADPDGSIPGLMHVTFGDYHVSDVEFVAAFDVDAKKVGFDLAEATQASENNTIKICDVPPTGITVQRGPTLDGLGKYYLETIDEADAPAVDVVQALKEAEVDVLVSYLPVGSEEADKFYAQCAIDAGVAFVNALPVFIASDPAWAKKFEDAGVPIIGDDIKSQVGATITHRVMSRLFEDRGVVLDRTYQLNIGGNMDFKNMLERERLESKKVSKTQAVTSNLSGPLSGKIHDKDVHIGPSDYVPWLDDRKWAYVRLEGRAFGDAPLNLEYKLEVWDSPNSAGIIIDAIRAAKIAKDRGIGGPIISASSYLMKSPPVQIEDTEGRARVEAFIKGEE, encoded by the coding sequence ATGGGTTCGGTACGAGTAGCGATCGCCGGTGTAGGCAACTGTGCGACGTCGTTGATCCAGGGCGTGCACTACTACAAGGACGCCGACCCGGACGGCTCCATCCCCGGGCTGATGCACGTCACGTTCGGTGACTACCACGTCAGCGACGTGGAGTTCGTCGCCGCGTTCGACGTCGACGCCAAGAAGGTCGGCTTCGACCTGGCCGAGGCGACGCAGGCCTCGGAGAACAACACCATCAAGATCTGCGACGTCCCGCCGACCGGCATCACCGTGCAGCGCGGCCCGACGCTCGACGGCCTCGGCAAGTACTACCTCGAGACCATCGACGAGGCCGACGCCCCGGCCGTGGACGTGGTGCAGGCCCTCAAGGAGGCCGAGGTCGACGTCCTCGTGTCCTACCTGCCGGTGGGCTCGGAGGAGGCCGACAAGTTCTACGCCCAGTGCGCCATCGACGCCGGCGTGGCCTTCGTCAACGCGCTGCCGGTCTTCATCGCGTCCGACCCGGCGTGGGCGAAGAAGTTCGAGGACGCGGGCGTCCCGATCATCGGTGACGACATCAAGTCGCAGGTCGGTGCCACCATCACCCACCGCGTCATGTCCCGCCTCTTCGAGGACCGCGGTGTCGTGCTGGACCGCACCTACCAGCTCAACATCGGCGGCAACATGGACTTCAAGAACATGCTCGAGCGCGAGCGGCTGGAGTCGAAGAAGGTCTCCAAGACCCAGGCCGTCACCTCGAACCTCAGCGGTCCGCTGTCGGGCAAGATCCACGACAAGGACGTCCACATCGGTCCCTCGGACTACGTCCCGTGGCTCGATGACCGCAAGTGGGCCTACGTCCGCCTCGAGGGTCGCGCCTTCGGTGACGCCCCGCTGAACCTGGAGTACAAGCTCGAGGTGTGGGACTCCCCGAACTCGGCCGGCATCATCATCGACGCCATCCGTGCGGCGAAGATCGCCAAGGACCGCGGCATCGGTGGCCCGATCATCTCCGCGTCGTCCTACCTGATGAAGAGCCCGCCGGTGCAGATCGAGGACACCGAGGGTCGCGCCCGCGTCGAGGCCTTCATCAAGGGCGAAGAGTGA